A single Methylobacterium sp. 17Sr1-1 DNA region contains:
- a CDS encoding xanthine dehydrogenase family protein subunit M translates to MYAFAYHQPTSLKEAVSLLSGEDAKLVAGGHTLIPTMKQRLAAPGTLIDLGKVPDLVGIERSPRSITIGAMTTHSAVAESNDVKEAIPALAELAALIGDPAVRHRGTIGGSVANNDPAADYPAACLALGATISTNKRKLTAEEFFTGLFETALEEGEIVTGVSFPIPHKAAYEKFRNPASRYALVGVFVAKRPSDIRVTVTGSGSNGVFRWTEAEEALGKRFAAKSLEGMSPSADGLNSDIHADAAYRAHLIGVMARRAVQKAADR, encoded by the coding sequence ATGTACGCTTTCGCCTATCACCAGCCGACCAGCCTCAAGGAGGCCGTGAGCCTGCTTTCCGGCGAGGACGCCAAGCTCGTCGCCGGCGGCCACACCCTGATCCCGACGATGAAGCAGCGCCTCGCCGCCCCCGGCACGCTGATCGACCTCGGCAAGGTGCCGGACCTCGTCGGCATCGAGCGCAGCCCGCGCTCGATCACCATCGGCGCCATGACCACCCACAGCGCGGTCGCCGAGTCGAACGACGTGAAGGAGGCGATCCCCGCTCTCGCCGAGCTGGCCGCGCTGATCGGCGACCCGGCGGTGCGTCACCGCGGCACGATCGGCGGCTCGGTCGCCAACAACGATCCCGCGGCCGACTACCCGGCGGCCTGCCTGGCGCTCGGTGCCACGATCAGCACCAACAAGCGCAAGCTCACGGCGGAAGAGTTCTTCACCGGCCTGTTCGAGACCGCGCTCGAAGAGGGGGAGATCGTCACCGGCGTCTCGTTCCCGATCCCCCACAAGGCGGCCTACGAGAAGTTCCGCAACCCGGCCTCGCGCTACGCCCTCGTCGGCGTGTTCGTCGCCAAGCGCCCGAGCGACATCCGCGTCACGGTGACCGGCTCGGGCTCCAACGGCGTGTTCCGCTGGACCGAGGCCGAGGAGGCTCTGGGCAAGCGCTTCGCCGCGAAGTCGCTGGAGGGGATGTCGCCGTCGGCTGACGGGCTCAACAGCGACATCCACGCCGATGCGGCCTACCGCGCCCACCTGATCGGCGTGATGGCGCGGCGCGCGGTGCAGAAGGCGGCGGACCGGTAG
- a CDS encoding branched-chain amino acid ABC transporter permease LivH (LivHMGF is the membrane component of the LIV-I/LS branched-chain amino acid transporter) translates to MEVFAQQLINGLTLGSIYGLIAIGYTMVFGIIGMINFAHGDVFMLSAFIALITFLIVTTWLGISSIALALLIVLICAMVLTALWGWSIERIAYRPLRGSFRLAPLISAIGVSIFLSNFVQVVQGARNKPTPPMMRDVITLWTGDNGYAVALSYKQIIIMLTTVVLLAGFWYLVQKTPLGRAQRACEQDRKMAALLGIDVDRTISLTFVLGAALAAVAGTMYLLYYGVVSFADGFTPGVKAFTAAVLGGIGSLPGAVLGGLLIGLVETFWSAYFSIEYKDVAAFSILAIVLIFMPSGILGRPEVEKV, encoded by the coding sequence ATGGAGGTCTTCGCGCAGCAGCTCATCAACGGGCTGACGCTGGGGTCGATCTACGGCCTCATCGCCATCGGCTACACGATGGTGTTCGGCATCATCGGCATGATCAACTTCGCCCATGGCGACGTGTTCATGCTCTCGGCCTTCATCGCGCTGATCACCTTCCTGATCGTCACGACCTGGCTCGGCATCTCGTCGATCGCGCTGGCGCTCCTCATCGTGCTGATCTGCGCGATGGTGCTCACCGCCCTGTGGGGCTGGTCGATCGAGCGCATCGCCTACCGGCCGTTGCGCGGCTCGTTCCGCCTGGCGCCGCTGATCTCGGCGATCGGCGTCTCGATCTTCCTGTCGAACTTCGTCCAGGTGGTGCAGGGCGCCCGCAACAAGCCGACGCCGCCGATGATGCGCGACGTGATCACGCTGTGGACCGGCGATAACGGTTACGCGGTCGCGCTCTCCTACAAGCAGATCATCATCATGCTGACCACGGTCGTGCTGCTCGCCGGGTTCTGGTACCTGGTGCAGAAGACGCCGCTCGGCCGTGCCCAGCGCGCCTGCGAGCAGGACCGCAAGATGGCCGCGCTGCTGGGCATCGACGTCGACCGCACCATCTCGCTGACCTTCGTGCTCGGTGCGGCCCTGGCCGCGGTCGCCGGCACGATGTACCTCCTCTATTACGGCGTCGTGTCCTTCGCCGACGGCTTCACCCCCGGCGTAAAGGCCTTCACGGCGGCGGTGCTCGGCGGCATCGGCAGCCTGCCCGGGGCGGTGCTCGGCGGCCTGCTCATCGGTCTCGTCGAGACCTTCTGGTCGGCGTATTTCTCCATCGAGTACAAGGACGTGGCGGCGTTCTCGATCCTCGCCATCGTGCTCATCTTCATGCCGTCCGGCATCCTCGGCCGGCCCGAGGTCGAGAAGGTCTGA
- a CDS encoding carbon monoxide dehydrogenase subunit G encodes MAMTMTGEVLLPADQQTVWEKLNDPEVLKRCIPGCETLEKVGDNELQASAKIAVGPVKATFKGKVTLTDIDPPNGYRITGEGQGGVAGFAKGGAVVRLEPAEGGQTKMTYDVEASVGGKIAQLGGRLINGVAKKYADNFFDTFAKEVQGGVAGETSAA; translated from the coding sequence ATGGCGATGACGATGACCGGCGAGGTTCTGCTGCCGGCCGACCAGCAGACCGTGTGGGAGAAGCTGAACGACCCGGAAGTGCTCAAGCGCTGCATCCCGGGTTGCGAGACCCTCGAGAAGGTTGGGGACAACGAGCTGCAGGCCTCGGCGAAGATCGCGGTGGGGCCCGTGAAGGCGACCTTCAAGGGCAAGGTGACGCTCACCGACATCGACCCGCCGAATGGCTACCGCATCACCGGCGAGGGCCAGGGCGGTGTGGCCGGCTTCGCCAAGGGTGGGGCGGTGGTGCGCCTGGAGCCGGCCGAGGGCGGCCAGACCAAGATGACCTACGACGTCGAGGCCAGCGTCGGCGGCAAGATCGCCCAGCTCGGCGGCCGCCTGATCAACGGCGTCGCCAAGAAGTACGCCGACAACTTCTTCGACACGTTCGCCAAGGAGGTCCAGGGCGGCGTCGCCGGCGAGACCTCGGCGGCCTGA
- a CDS encoding xanthine dehydrogenase family protein molybdopterin-binding subunit, with product MTATGIGASVRRKEDQRFITGKGRYVDDYNRPGQAYAYFLRSPHAHAEIRGIDTAAAAAMPGVVGILTGADLAADKVGGLICGWMIHSKDGTPMKAGAHPALAQGKVRYVGDHVAVVIAETLAQAKDAAEAISVDYDVLPAVVETAKASGASTVVHDVAPDNTVFNWHLGNQADVEAAFARAAHVTKLDIVNNRLVPNPIEPRAAVGEYDEAEEAFTLYTTSQNPHVARLVLSAFIGIAPENKLRVVAPDVGGGFGSKIFIYAEETVCVWAAKKVGRPVKWTSDRTEAFLCDAHGRDHVTHAELATDESGKILALKVHTIANLGAYLSTFSSSVPTYLYAPLLSGQYNIPAIYCEVDGVYTNTAPVDAYRGAGRPEATFVIERLVEVAARELNQEPAKFRRKNYVKSFPHQTPVIMMYDGGDYSASLDKALEIADHKGFPRRRRESARNGKLRGIGFSSYIEACGIAPSQAVGSLGAGVGLWESAEVRVNPTGSIEVLTGSHSHGQGHETTFAQLVSDRLGVPIENVSIVHGDTDKVQFGMGTYGSRSGAVGMSAIAKAIDKVVAKGRKVAAYAMEAGEDDIEFKDGRFSVAGTDKSLAFGEVALQAYVAHKFSGAQLEPGLKEGAFYDPTNFTFPAGMHICELEVDPETGVVTIERFTAVDDFGNVINPMIVEGQVHGGIAQGVGQALFEGALYDADGQLVTASFMDYRMPRAEDLPSFEVGMTVTPCPSNPLGIKGCGEAGAIAAPAAVMNALTDALGHENIAMPATPLAVWRAAQASPHLRPEAAE from the coding sequence ATGACCGCCACGGGTATCGGCGCCTCGGTGCGCCGCAAGGAAGATCAGCGCTTCATCACCGGCAAGGGCCGCTACGTCGACGACTACAATCGTCCGGGCCAGGCCTACGCCTATTTCCTGCGCTCGCCCCACGCCCACGCCGAGATCCGCGGCATCGACACGGCCGCCGCCGCCGCCATGCCGGGCGTGGTCGGGATCCTGACCGGCGCGGACCTCGCCGCCGACAAGGTCGGCGGGCTGATCTGCGGCTGGATGATCCATTCCAAGGACGGCACGCCGATGAAGGCCGGGGCGCACCCCGCCCTCGCCCAGGGCAAGGTGCGCTACGTCGGCGACCACGTCGCGGTCGTCATCGCCGAGACCCTGGCCCAGGCCAAGGACGCCGCCGAGGCGATTTCGGTCGATTACGACGTGCTCCCGGCGGTGGTCGAGACCGCCAAGGCCTCGGGTGCGAGCACGGTGGTGCACGACGTCGCCCCCGACAACACCGTCTTCAACTGGCATCTCGGCAACCAGGCCGACGTCGAGGCGGCCTTCGCCCGCGCGGCGCACGTGACCAAGCTCGACATCGTCAACAACCGGCTGGTGCCGAACCCGATCGAGCCCCGCGCCGCCGTCGGCGAGTACGACGAGGCCGAAGAAGCCTTCACCCTCTACACCACGAGCCAGAATCCCCACGTCGCCCGCCTCGTGCTCTCGGCCTTCATCGGCATCGCGCCGGAGAACAAGCTGCGGGTGGTGGCGCCCGACGTCGGCGGCGGCTTCGGATCGAAGATCTTCATCTATGCCGAGGAGACGGTCTGCGTCTGGGCGGCGAAGAAGGTCGGACGGCCGGTGAAGTGGACCAGCGATCGCACCGAGGCGTTCCTGTGCGACGCCCACGGCCGCGACCACGTCACCCACGCCGAACTCGCGACCGACGAGAGCGGCAAGATTCTGGCGCTCAAGGTCCACACCATCGCCAATCTCGGCGCCTACCTGTCGACCTTCTCCTCGTCGGTGCCGACCTACCTCTACGCGCCGCTCCTGTCGGGCCAGTACAACATCCCGGCGATCTACTGCGAGGTCGACGGCGTCTACACCAACACCGCGCCGGTCGACGCCTATCGCGGCGCCGGGCGGCCGGAGGCGACCTTCGTCATCGAGCGGCTGGTCGAGGTCGCGGCGCGCGAGCTGAACCAGGAGCCGGCGAAGTTCCGGCGCAAGAACTACGTCAAGAGCTTCCCGCACCAGACGCCCGTCATCATGATGTATGACGGCGGCGACTATTCCGCCTCGCTCGACAAGGCGCTGGAGATCGCCGACCACAAGGGCTTCCCCCGCCGCCGGCGCGAGAGCGCCCGCAACGGCAAGCTCCGCGGCATCGGCTTCTCGTCCTACATCGAGGCCTGCGGCATCGCGCCCTCGCAAGCGGTGGGCTCCCTCGGCGCCGGCGTGGGCCTGTGGGAATCGGCCGAGGTGCGGGTGAACCCGACCGGGTCGATCGAGGTGCTGACCGGCTCGCACAGCCACGGCCAGGGCCACGAGACCACCTTCGCCCAGCTCGTCTCCGATCGGCTCGGCGTGCCGATCGAGAACGTCAGCATCGTGCACGGCGACACCGACAAGGTGCAGTTCGGCATGGGCACCTACGGCTCGCGCTCCGGCGCGGTCGGCATGTCGGCCATCGCCAAGGCGATCGACAAGGTGGTGGCCAAGGGCCGCAAGGTGGCGGCCTACGCGATGGAGGCCGGGGAGGACGACATCGAGTTCAAGGACGGCCGCTTCTCGGTCGCCGGCACCGACAAGTCTCTCGCTTTCGGGGAAGTGGCGCTGCAAGCCTACGTCGCCCACAAGTTCAGCGGCGCGCAGCTCGAGCCCGGCCTGAAGGAGGGGGCGTTCTACGATCCCACCAACTTCACCTTCCCGGCCGGGATGCACATTTGCGAGCTCGAGGTCGACCCGGAGACCGGTGTCGTGACGATCGAGCGCTTCACCGCCGTCGACGATTTCGGCAACGTCATCAACCCGATGATCGTCGAGGGCCAGGTCCATGGCGGCATCGCGCAGGGCGTCGGCCAGGCCCTGTTCGAGGGCGCGCTCTACGATGCGGACGGCCAGCTCGTCACCGCGAGCTTCATGGATTACCGCATGCCGCGGGCCGAGGACCTGCCCTCGTTCGAGGTCGGCATGACGGTGACGCCGTGCCCGTCGAACCCGCTCGGCATCAAGGGCTGCGGCGAGGCCGGTGCCATCGCGGCGCCGGCCGCCGTGATGAACGCGCTGACCGACGCCCTCGGCCACGAGAACATCGCGATGCCGGCCACGCCCCTGGCGGTGTGGCGGGCGGCGCAGGCGAGCCCCCACCTGCGCCCGGAAGCCGCGGAATAA
- a CDS encoding (2Fe-2S)-binding protein, whose product MSAVSLTVNGKAVTADIDPRTLLVQYLRDTLRLTGTHVGCDTSQCGACVVHLDGEAIKACTVLAVQCDGRSITTIEGLASGGELHPMQAAFREHHGLQCGYCTPGMIMTAVDLVRRKGNALDEQTIRHELEGNICRCTGYHNIVKAIAAGAENMASEPQKVAAE is encoded by the coding sequence ATGAGCGCTGTCAGCCTGACGGTGAACGGCAAGGCCGTGACCGCCGACATCGATCCGCGCACGCTGCTGGTGCAGTACCTGCGCGACACTCTCCGTCTCACCGGCACCCATGTCGGCTGCGACACCTCGCAGTGCGGCGCCTGCGTCGTCCATCTCGACGGGGAGGCGATCAAGGCCTGCACCGTCCTGGCGGTGCAGTGCGACGGCCGCTCCATCACCACCATCGAGGGTCTGGCGTCGGGCGGCGAGCTGCATCCGATGCAGGCGGCCTTCCGCGAGCATCACGGCCTCCAGTGCGGCTACTGCACCCCGGGCATGATCATGACCGCGGTGGACCTGGTGCGCCGGAAGGGCAACGCGCTGGACGAGCAGACCATCCGGCACGAGCTCGAGGGCAACATCTGCCGCTGCACGGGCTACCACAACATCGTGAAGGCGATCGCGGCGGGCGCCGAGAACATGGCGTCCGAGCCGCAGAAGGTCGCGGCGGAGTAG
- the livM gene encoding high-affinity branched-chain amino acid ABC transporter permease LivM, with translation MANPANTLAATPAADRAATDMAAIVKDAALFALVTLGLCVPIVAFRTDLSQTSALDLVPRWGLVAILCGIVFVARLAQRLVLANRDARRALTPAPTQATEAVDATPNASQKISSYALPAFLGVTLAFPLLVVLGTGGLGESRYWIDLGILILTYVMLGWGLNIVVGLAGLLDLGYVAFYAVGAYSYALLSTVFGLSFWVCLPLAGLFAGLWGMMLGFPVLRLRGDYLAIVTLAFGEIIRLVLINWTDFSGGAAGISSIPRATFFGIPFTADEDGFAAKVGLDFSPMHRVIFLYYLILALALITNGVTLRLRRLPIGRAWEALREDEIACRSLGINTTNTKLTAFALGAMFGGFAGSFFAVRQGFVSPESFNFLESAIILAIVVLGGMGSQIGVAVAAVAMVGGPELLRNLGFLKAVFGEGFDPSEYRLLLFGLAMVIMMIWRPRGLISERAPSIVLKERKRISGSLVKEGHG, from the coding sequence ATGGCGAACCCGGCCAACACCCTGGCGGCGACTCCCGCCGCCGACCGCGCCGCCACCGACATGGCGGCGATCGTCAAGGATGCGGCGCTGTTCGCGCTCGTCACCCTCGGCCTCTGCGTGCCGATCGTCGCCTTCCGCACCGATCTCAGCCAGACCTCGGCCCTCGACCTCGTGCCGCGCTGGGGCCTCGTCGCGATCCTGTGCGGCATCGTCTTCGTCGCGCGGCTCGCGCAGAGGCTGGTCCTCGCCAACCGCGACGCCCGCCGGGCGCTCACGCCCGCGCCGACCCAGGCGACGGAGGCGGTCGACGCGACGCCCAACGCCTCGCAGAAGATCTCGTCCTACGCCCTGCCGGCCTTCCTCGGCGTGACCCTCGCCTTCCCCCTCCTGGTGGTGCTCGGCACCGGGGGCCTCGGCGAGTCGCGCTACTGGATCGACCTCGGCATCCTGATCCTCACCTACGTGATGCTGGGCTGGGGCCTCAACATCGTGGTCGGCCTCGCGGGCCTCCTCGACCTCGGCTACGTCGCCTTCTACGCGGTCGGCGCCTATTCCTACGCGCTCCTGTCGACGGTGTTCGGCCTGTCGTTCTGGGTCTGCCTGCCGCTCGCCGGCCTGTTCGCGGGCCTGTGGGGCATGATGCTGGGCTTCCCCGTCCTGCGTCTTCGCGGCGACTACCTCGCCATCGTGACGCTCGCCTTCGGCGAGATCATCCGCCTGGTGCTGATCAACTGGACCGACTTCTCGGGCGGCGCCGCCGGCATCTCGTCGATCCCGCGCGCCACCTTCTTCGGCATTCCGTTCACGGCGGACGAGGACGGGTTCGCCGCGAAGGTCGGGCTCGACTTCAGCCCGATGCACCGTGTGATCTTCCTCTACTACCTGATCCTGGCGCTGGCGCTGATCACCAACGGCGTCACCTTGCGCCTGCGGCGCCTGCCGATCGGCCGGGCGTGGGAGGCCCTGCGCGAGGACGAGATCGCCTGCCGCTCGCTCGGCATCAACACCACCAACACCAAGCTCACGGCCTTCGCGCTCGGCGCGATGTTCGGCGGGTTCGCCGGGTCGTTCTTCGCCGTGCGCCAGGGCTTCGTCAGCCCGGAGAGCTTCAACTTCCTCGAGAGCGCGATCATCCTGGCGATCGTGGTGCTCGGCGGCATGGGCTCGCAGATCGGCGTCGCCGTCGCGGCGGTCGCGATGGTCGGCGGGCCGGAACTCCTGCGCAACCTCGGCTTCCTCAAGGCGGTGTTCGGCGAGGGCTTCGATCCGAGCGAGTACCGCCTGCTGCTGTTCGGCCTCGCCATGGTGATCATGATGATCTGGCGCCCCCGCGGCCTGATCTCGGAGCGCGCCCCCTCGATCGTGCTGAAGGAGCGCAAGCGCATCTCGGGCTCCCTCGTGAAGGAGGGCCACGGCTGA
- a CDS encoding XdhC family protein, whose amino-acid sequence MRLDILREMNRERAARRAVILVTDTADGAQRLVREAEVEADPLASELSARFRSGKSGIVEAEGRSLFLTVQVPPPRLVVIGAVHISQALAPMAKATELDVAIIDPRTAFATPERFPDVTLLALWPDDALAQLPPLDRYTAVAALTHDPKIDDPALVAALKAECFYVGALGSRKTHGRRVERLTEAGLSDEQIGRIAAPIGLDIGAVSPAEIAVSVLAQVIAALRRDRRRAPA is encoded by the coding sequence GTGAGGCTCGACATCCTGCGGGAGATGAACCGGGAGCGCGCCGCCCGCCGCGCCGTCATCCTGGTCACCGACACCGCCGACGGCGCCCAGCGCCTGGTGCGCGAGGCCGAGGTCGAGGCCGATCCGCTCGCCTCCGAGCTGTCGGCGCGGTTCCGTTCGGGCAAGAGCGGGATCGTCGAGGCCGAGGGCCGCTCGCTGTTCCTCACCGTCCAGGTGCCGCCGCCGCGCCTCGTGGTGATCGGCGCGGTCCATATCAGCCAGGCGCTCGCCCCGATGGCGAAGGCGACCGAGCTCGACGTCGCGATCATCGATCCGCGCACCGCTTTCGCGACGCCGGAGCGCTTTCCGGACGTGACCCTGCTGGCGCTCTGGCCGGACGACGCCCTGGCCCAGCTGCCGCCCCTCGACCGCTACACCGCGGTCGCCGCCCTGACCCACGACCCGAAGATCGACGATCCGGCGCTCGTCGCGGCGCTGAAGGCGGAGTGCTTCTACGTCGGCGCGCTCGGCTCGCGGAAGACCCACGGACGGCGCGTCGAGCGCCTGACGGAAGCCGGCCTGAGCGACGAGCAGATCGGCCGCATCGCCGCGCCGATCGGCCTCGATATCGGTGCCGTCAGCCCGGCCGAGATCGCCGTCTCGGTGCTGGCGCAGGTGATCGCGGCCCTGCGCCGGGACCGGCGCCGGGCGCCCGCATGA
- a CDS encoding MoxR family ATPase: MNLPTSIDATQALLSSAGYVADRALSTVVFLSLKLKRPLFLEGEAGVGKTEIAKVLAKSLGRPLIRLQCYEGLDVAAAVYEWNYAGQMMAIRLAEAGGAVDRERLESELFSERYLIRRPLLQALEPGEGGAPVLLIDELDRTDEAFEAFLLEVLSDFQVTIPELGTVRAPEPPLVILTSNRTREIHDALKRRCLYHWVDYPDAERELQILRTRLPNAPEALSRQVVGFVQAIRKEDLFKAPGVAETLDWATALVELDAVALDPTLVIDTLGVLLKYQDDIQAMQGGRAKALLDEVRSSGG, from the coding sequence ATGAATCTCCCCACCTCGATCGACGCCACCCAGGCGCTGCTCTCCTCCGCCGGCTACGTCGCCGACCGGGCGCTCTCCACCGTCGTCTTCCTGTCGCTCAAGCTGAAGCGGCCGCTCTTCCTCGAAGGCGAGGCCGGGGTCGGCAAGACCGAGATCGCCAAGGTGCTGGCGAAATCCCTCGGGCGGCCGCTGATCCGGCTGCAATGCTACGAGGGCCTCGACGTCGCGGCTGCGGTCTACGAGTGGAACTATGCCGGGCAGATGATGGCGATTCGCCTCGCCGAGGCCGGCGGCGCCGTCGACCGCGAGCGGCTGGAATCCGAACTCTTCTCCGAGCGCTATCTGATCCGCCGGCCGCTGCTCCAGGCCCTGGAGCCGGGCGAGGGCGGGGCGCCGGTGCTGCTGATCGACGAGTTGGATCGCACCGACGAGGCCTTCGAGGCCTTCCTTCTCGAGGTGTTGTCCGATTTCCAGGTCACGATCCCGGAACTCGGCACCGTGCGCGCCCCCGAGCCGCCGCTGGTCATCCTGACCTCGAATCGCACCCGCGAGATCCACGACGCGCTCAAGCGCCGCTGCCTCTACCACTGGGTCGATTACCCGGACGCGGAGCGCGAGCTGCAAATCCTGCGCACCCGCCTGCCCAATGCCCCAGAGGCCCTGTCGCGCCAGGTCGTCGGCTTCGTGCAGGCGATCCGCAAGGAGGACCTGTTCAAGGCGCCCGGCGTCGCCGAGACCCTGGACTGGGCCACCGCCCTCGTCGAGCTCGACGCCGTCGCCCTCGATCCGACCCTCGTCATCGACACGCTCGGCGTGCTGCTGAAATACCAGGACGACATCCAGGCGATGCAGGGCGGGCGGGCCAAGGCGCTGCTCGACGAGGTGAGATCGTCCGGCGGATGA
- a CDS encoding ABC transporter ATP-binding protein codes for MADPVLAVDHVTMRFGGLVAVNDLSFRVGRGDITALIGPNGAGKTTVFNCITGFYKPTEGMMTLRHRDGAEFLLEQLPGYAVNRNARVARTFQNIRLFTGMTVLENLLVAQHNPLMLASGFTIAGLLGLPAYRRAEKAAVEKAKAWLERIHLMHRADDPAGALPYGDQRRLEIARAMCTDPVLLCLDEPAAGLNPRESLLLNDLLRAIRDDHDTSVLLIEHDMSVVMEISDHVVVLDYGTKIADGTPAEIQSDQSVIAAYLGVEDDEVEQVEAEVGV; via the coding sequence ATGGCCGATCCGGTCCTCGCGGTCGACCACGTGACCATGCGCTTCGGCGGCCTCGTCGCCGTCAACGACCTGTCGTTCCGGGTCGGCCGCGGCGACATCACGGCGCTGATCGGCCCGAACGGCGCCGGCAAGACCACGGTCTTCAACTGCATCACCGGCTTCTACAAGCCGACCGAAGGCATGATGACCCTGCGCCACCGCGACGGCGCGGAGTTCCTGCTGGAGCAGCTGCCCGGCTACGCGGTGAACCGCAATGCGCGGGTCGCCCGCACGTTCCAGAACATCCGCCTGTTCACCGGCATGACCGTGCTGGAGAACCTGCTGGTGGCCCAGCACAATCCGCTGATGCTCGCCTCCGGCTTCACCATCGCGGGGCTGCTCGGCCTGCCCGCCTATCGGCGAGCCGAGAAGGCCGCGGTCGAGAAGGCGAAGGCGTGGCTGGAGCGCATCCACCTGATGCACCGCGCCGACGACCCGGCCGGCGCCCTGCCCTACGGCGACCAGCGCCGGCTCGAGATCGCCCGCGCCATGTGTACCGATCCGGTCCTGCTCTGCCTCGACGAGCCGGCCGCCGGCCTCAACCCGCGGGAATCGCTGCTGCTCAACGACCTGCTGCGGGCGATCCGCGACGACCACGACACCTCGGTCCTGCTGATCGAGCACGACATGTCGGTGGTGATGGAGATCTCCGACCACGTCGTGGTGCTCGATTACGGCACCAAGATCGCCGACGGCACGCCGGCGGAGATCCAGAGCGACCAGAGCGTGATCGCCGCCTATCTCGGCGTCGAGGACGACGAGGTGGAGCAGGTCGAGGCGGAGGTGGGGGTATGA
- a CDS encoding VWA domain-containing protein: MSDAPAGTGRLPDNIAYFARALRAAGVPVGPGDVIDAVEAVEAAAIGSREDFYWTLHAVLVRRHEHSALFAEAFRLFWRRRDLIEKMIAQMSPVAPDKAPRKDPNAGALRVQEALSPKTERPKPKITEEDLTTVTLSVSQSEVLKGKDFAQMSADEVAQARRLIASLRLPDDATRTRRFAPRPRGRIDPRRSFQRTVRAGGAIDLAFRAPRERPPPIVALCDISGSMAEYSRLFLHFLHALSEQRRVHSFVFATRLTNITRELTRRDPDEALARASARAQDWEGGTRIAEALHLFNRHWSRRVLGGGAVVLLFTDGLEREVTPELTHEMDRLRRSCRRLVWLNPLLRFDGFSARASGIRAMLPHVDDFRPIHSLSAMADLCRALGAHQPRGRAPKAWLRDAS; this comes from the coding sequence ATGAGCGACGCTCCCGCGGGCACCGGCCGGCTTCCCGACAACATCGCCTATTTCGCCCGGGCCCTGCGCGCCGCCGGCGTGCCGGTCGGGCCCGGGGACGTGATCGACGCCGTCGAGGCGGTCGAGGCCGCCGCCATCGGCAGCCGCGAGGATTTCTACTGGACGCTGCACGCCGTGCTGGTGCGCCGGCACGAGCACTCGGCCCTGTTCGCCGAGGCCTTCCGGCTGTTCTGGCGCCGGCGCGACCTCATCGAGAAGATGATCGCCCAGATGTCGCCGGTCGCCCCCGACAAGGCGCCGCGTAAAGACCCGAATGCCGGGGCTTTGCGGGTGCAGGAGGCGCTGTCGCCGAAGACGGAACGGCCCAAGCCCAAGATCACGGAGGAAGACCTCACCACCGTCACCCTGTCGGTGTCGCAGTCCGAGGTGCTGAAGGGCAAGGACTTCGCCCAGATGAGCGCCGACGAGGTGGCGCAGGCCCGCCGCCTGATCGCCTCGTTGCGGCTCCCCGACGACGCGACCCGGACCCGGCGGTTCGCGCCGCGCCCGCGCGGGCGCATCGATCCGCGCCGCAGCTTCCAGCGCACGGTGCGGGCGGGCGGGGCCATCGACCTCGCCTTCCGGGCGCCGCGGGAGCGCCCGCCGCCGATCGTCGCGCTGTGCGACATCTCCGGCTCGATGGCGGAGTATTCGCGGCTGTTCCTGCATTTCCTGCACGCGCTCTCCGAGCAGCGCCGGGTGCACAGCTTCGTCTTCGCGACCCGGCTCACCAACATCACCCGGGAGCTGACCCGCCGCGACCCCGACGAGGCGCTCGCCCGCGCCAGCGCCCGGGCGCAGGACTGGGAGGGCGGCACCCGCATCGCCGAGGCCCTGCACCTGTTCAACCGGCACTGGTCGCGCCGGGTGCTCGGCGGCGGCGCCGTGGTCCTGCTGTTCACCGACGGGCTGGAGCGCGAGGTGACGCCGGAGCTGACCCACGAGATGGACCGCCTGCGGCGCTCGTGCCGGCGCTTGGTCTGGCTCAACCCCCTGCTGCGCTTCGACGGGTTCTCGGCGCGGGCCAGCGGCATCCGGGCGATGCTGCCCCATGTCGACGATTTCCGGCCGATCCACAGCCTGTCGGCGATGGCGGATCTGTGCCGCGCGCTCGGCGCACATCAGCCGCGCGGCCGCGCGCCGAAGGCGTGGTTGCGCGACGCGAGCTGA
- a CDS encoding XdhC family protein — protein MLSTDTDILATAESWREAGRGVALATVIETWGSAPRPVGSHLIIDEEGNFLGSVSGGCVEGAVIAEAADVIEDGKPRVLEFGVADETAWRVGLSCGGRIRVLVEPVA, from the coding sequence ATGCTGTCGACAGATACCGACATCCTTGCCACCGCCGAATCCTGGCGCGAGGCCGGCCGCGGCGTGGCGCTCGCCACCGTGATCGAGACCTGGGGATCGGCCCCGCGCCCGGTCGGCAGCCACCTCATCATCGACGAGGAGGGAAATTTCCTCGGCTCGGTCTCGGGCGGCTGCGTCGAGGGCGCGGTCATCGCCGAGGCCGCCGACGTGATCGAGGACGGCAAGCCCCGGGTGCTCGAATTCGGCGTCGCCGACGAGACCGCCTGGCGGGTCGGCCTGTCCTGCGGCGGGCGCATCCGCGTGCTGGTCGAGCCGGTCGCGTGA